TTAAATGCACCTGTCTCGGCAAATAGCCTACCGCACATTGCAAATAAGTATGGACACCCATTTCCAATAAATCCTTCAACAATAACATGCCGGTATCGAGCATCAAATTTGGCGTTTGTACCACCACTTCTTTCAGGTTGCTCATACAGCCCCTTGCGTTTTCCCACAGGTTTTTTACCCGCTCATATTCCGCCTTCCAGTCCACTTCGGTCACCGTAAATGAAGGGGTAAAAATCGATTTCCTACGCAAAACCCGGCCTTTTGTCCAAAGCGTATGCACAAAACGATCGCCTTCGGAGAGCTTCTTCTTCACGTATTCCACATTCAGGTACACTACTAGGGCACTGGCGACTCCCGCCTGTACACGTTTAAAGCGGAAGGGTCCTTTATTCTTCATCAGAACCACTAAGTAAAGCTCGACTTTGGCGCCTTGCTCTTTATTCCCATCTGGTTGCTGAAACAGGTTGCTCCCAGAAAAACCCCCGGTATGGTAGTTCAACATCATAATCTGCTCAGGATTGTGCTTTTGGCGAAAAGAGTTCAATAAGCTATTGACATCCTGCTTATAGGAATCCGGCCATGGGAAACCGGAAAAATCTTCGCATACTAGCTGCGAAGGCGACGGGTTAGTGTCTATCGCCAGTACAGGTGCCTTCTCTCCTTTCACATCCCCGCTCAGCTTAACCTCATCCGCCAGCTGCTCCCGATAAGCTGCAATCCGCTCCATCATGGTCGCCACCATGCTGTCGAGCATCGCACTTGCTTGCTCACACTTTTCCAAAAGGAGACTAAATTGATCTGTCGTAATCTCCACTATATCCATCTTTTTTCCCTTCACATAGCTTTCGTCCAAAAGGCGAAATAGATCAACCGATGGACTGTCATAGGGGAAAATGGACAATATTTGCGGAGCCAAAGCCCTGAGCGATTTCATCAGGTATTCCACGTTATGCGATTTACCTCCATTTACACCGGCAGTAGCTTGAAAACCTTTCAATCGGACCGCTAAGAATTGATGCAGCATAAAGGTTGCTTGTCCATAGTCCCTTTTGATGACGAAGTTGTTCACCGCCTCCCTGAATTCGTCGGAAGTTTTCCGACATTTCCCATAGTTCAGTTGGGAAAGTTCCAGCAAACCCGTGATGGTCTTATGTGATAAGAGCGGACTTTTTTTCTTCGATGCCGCAAACAGTTCATGTTGGGGCAAGGAAGCATAGGTGTAGTACAAA
This Olivibacter sp. SDN3 DNA region includes the following protein-coding sequences:
- a CDS encoding HEPN domain-containing protein, coding for MKTLATQTLVGRLVQRMDLHRVFLFSYPFLEEEQHHLLLVINPVKGLSPKAMAPIVSLCMSDTTEVPFDMILAGEWQNQLKQGSLYYTYASLPQHELFAASKKKSPLLSHKTITGLLELSQLNYGKCRKTSDEFREAVNNFVIKRDYGQATFMLHQFLAVRLKGFQATAGVNGGKSHNVEYLMKSLRALAPQILSIFPYDSPSVDLFRLLDESYVKGKKMDIVEITTDQFSLLLEKCEQASAMLDSMVATMMERIAAYREQLADEVKLSGDVKGEKAPVLAIDTNPSPSQLVCEDFSGFPWPDSYKQDVNSLLNSFRQKHNPEQIMMLNYHTGGFSGSNLFQQPDGNKEQGAKVELYLVVLMKNKGPFRFKRVQAGVASALVVYLNVEYVKKKLSEGDRFVHTLWTKGRVLRRKSIFTPSFTVTEVDWKAEYERVKNLWENARGCMSNLKEVVVQTPNLMLDTGMLLLKDLLEMGVHTYLQCAVGYLPRQVHLTELIDWSGITGRRVLDFIYPKSETDRARLHLMFRPESIWWENATIGLSKTSQSFYCDQAKDLLRFFDGLCEEVLEELKNKAEKVEDNTKEPEPNV